CTTCATCCCCGCCACTAAATACTCTTCTTGTTTATCGGCTCTGCTTTTAAGAAAAGAACCATGAGTACCATGTATGATATAGGCTGGTGCAGGTTCACGCACAAGGAAGCTTGCTTTTAATTTGACGCGCAGTTTGTCGTAGTATAGTATCAACTCAAAATAATCATCTACCTGCGATCGCAGCCTAGTTATACGGATGTCTGCAAAAATAGCATCAGGCATCCCGAATAGATGCAAAGCTTGATCTATTAAGTGCGGCCCTAAATTATTTAATGTTCCTGCCCCAGGAATCGGGACTTCTACATGTTGTTTATGACTGAGGGTTGGTTTATATTTTTGAAATTGAAATTCTGCTTCAACAATATCACCTAATAAGCCTTCTTGGACAATTTTTTTGACTGTTTTAAAATCACTATCCCACCTCCGGTTTTGATATACAGATAATTTTTTGCCCTGTTTTTGTGCCAATTCTTTCAGGTTTTGAGCTTCTGCTACCGTTGTGGTGAATGCTTTTTCTACCACTACATGCTTATCTGCAAGCAATGCCTGTTTAGCATAATCGTAATGGGTATAAGTGGGTGTATTTACGACCACTAAGATTACTTGATCATCTGCTAGCAATGCTTCCAAAGAAGGATAGCTTTTGACATCAGGATAATGTTGCTGTATCAGCTTTTTGCTTCTTTCCCAAGAACCTACTAGTTTAAATCCGGGATGCAAATCAATAAACGGCGCATGAAATACCATGCCGGATAAACCAGATGAACAAAGAGCCGTATTGATAGTTTCCATCTTTTTAATGATTGACTGAAGCGATGTCATTAATTTTGCGGGGCTGCTAGATCCCCGACTTCTTCAAGAAGTCGGGGATCTGAACACCACTAACCTCTTAAAACTTTTGGGACAGACCACTAGATGGATGCTAATTACATGTCTTCTAACTCAATTCCTTTGGTTTCTTTAATAAAAAAGAGAATGAAAAAGAATGAGGTAGCTGCTGCAATTGTATAAAGTCCATAGGCAGAACCTAGACCGAAATATTGCAGTATGGGAGGAAATGTTGTGGAAATGATGAAATTGGCAACCCATTGCATAGCAGCAGCAACTGAAAGTGCAGCGGCTCGAATTTTGTTATTAAACATTTCTCCTAACAGTACCCAAACCACTGGGCCCCAGGAGAAACCGAAGCAAAAGACATAGAGGTTGGCTGCGATGAGAGCCGTAGTCCCGGCGCTTCCGGTGAGATTGGGGTTCCCAGCAGCATCAAGGGGAGCATTACCAAAAAGATAAGCCATCGTCCCCAAGGTAAAGGTCATGCCTATCGACCCTACTATAAGTAAAGGCTTGCGACCAAATTTATCTACGAAGGCGATCGCAATCAATGTTGTAATAATGTTGACGGCTCCTGTAATCACCGTAATTGATAGGGAATCTTTTTCGGAAAACCCAACGGCCCGCCACAAAACGCTGCTGTAGTAGAAGATTACATTAATCCCAACAAATTGCTGTAATACAGATAAGCCTATTCCTATCCAAACAATGGGAAGGAGTCCGCCACTTCTGCTTAAAAGGTCAGAAAAACTAGGTTCCCGCTCACGAAGCACTGTCTGCCGAATTTCTTCAATTTTTGGCAGCACATCACCTCCCAAAATCTTGGTCAGAACGTTAGCAGCTTCTGGTTCTCGTCCTTGGGCAACCAAGTATCGGGGAGATTCGGGAATCATTAAAGCAGACATTCCGTAAAGCACGGCTGGAGGAATTTCTGTCCAAAACATCCAGCGCCAAGCGCTTATACCAAACAAAAACGGCGATTCGGCTGAACCTGCGGACACAGCAATAAAGTAGTCGCATATCAATGCAATGAAAATTCCAACTACGATCGCTAATTGTTGCAGAGATCCTAATCTTCCTCGCAAATGCGTGGGAGAACATTCTGCAATGTATGCTGGGGCAATAACGCTAGCAGCACCGACTGCAATACCACCCAATACCCGCCAAAAGGTAAAATCCCAAATTCCAAAGGGCAGCCCGGAACCAATGGCACTGATGGTAAATAACACCGAAGATGCAACCATTGCCTTGACTCGACCATACCGGTCTGCAATCTTGCCTGCATAAAAGGCTCCGACCGCAGAACCCAACAATGCCAGGGATACCGCAAGACCAATCTGTACACTGTTGGCGTTAAAGTCTTTGGTAATGGCTCCAACTGCACCGTTAATTACAGCAGTATCAAAACCGAACAGAAAACCGCCGAGGGCAGCAGCACCAGCAATTAAAATCACATAGAATGTGCTGGATTTACGACGAACAGTAGTGGTAGACATAAGTTTATATATTGGGAATTGGGCACAAGAGGCAAGGGAGCAGGGAGCAGGGAGCAGGGGGGAAAGAGGTAATACCAATTCAAAATTCAAAATTCAAAATTAAGAAAGCCAGACAGAACAAAGGTTTGGGAGTATGTATCTGTCGCATTCTTTTTTCAAATTGGTGTAATTCTTCATTCTCCCCCCTGCTCCCCTGCTCCCCTGCCTCTTTTTCACCGTCTAGAACGTCTGCGTAACCGATCGATCATTACTGCCAAAATAATTACTAGTCCTTTAACGACTAGTTGCCAGAAGTAAGATAGGTTCAACAAGGTTAAACCGTTGTTGAGAATCGCAATAATTAATGCACCTAGAAGTGTGCCGCCAATAGTACCAATACCACCTGTAAAGCTGGTTCCACCTAGAATAACAGCTGCGATCGCATCTAATTCATAACCTTGACCTAATACGCCACTGGCACTATAAAGACGGCTGGCGCTCATGATTCCTCCTAAGCCTGCCAGTAATCCGCTAATACCATAGACGAATAGCAACACCCGATTAACTTTAATCCCTGTTAATCTGGCTGCCCGCTCGTTACCACCCACAGCATATATCTGCACTCCTAAAACAGTTTGCCGCAGGATAAACCAGCTAGCTATCACAGTCAGTAGCGCAATT
This portion of the Nostoc sp. GT001 genome encodes:
- a CDS encoding sugar porter family MFS transporter gives rise to the protein MSTTTVRRKSSTFYVILIAGAAALGGFLFGFDTAVINGAVGAITKDFNANSVQIGLAVSLALLGSAVGAFYAGKIADRYGRVKAMVASSVLFTISAIGSGLPFGIWDFTFWRVLGGIAVGAASVIAPAYIAECSPTHLRGRLGSLQQLAIVVGIFIALICDYFIAVSAGSAESPFLFGISAWRWMFWTEIPPAVLYGMSALMIPESPRYLVAQGREPEAANVLTKILGGDVLPKIEEIRQTVLREREPSFSDLLSRSGGLLPIVWIGIGLSVLQQFVGINVIFYYSSVLWRAVGFSEKDSLSITVITGAVNIITTLIAIAFVDKFGRKPLLIVGSIGMTFTLGTMAYLFGNAPLDAAGNPNLTGSAGTTALIAANLYVFCFGFSWGPVVWVLLGEMFNNKIRAAALSVAAAMQWVANFIISTTFPPILQYFGLGSAYGLYTIAAATSFFFILFFIKETKGIELEDM
- a CDS encoding Gfo/Idh/MocA family oxidoreductase, translating into METINTALCSSGLSGMVFHAPFIDLHPGFKLVGSWERSKKLIQQHYPDVKSYPSLEALLADDQVILVVVNTPTYTHYDYAKQALLADKHVVVEKAFTTTVAEAQNLKELAQKQGKKLSVYQNRRWDSDFKTVKKIVQEGLLGDIVEAEFQFQKYKPTLSHKQHVEVPIPGAGTLNNLGPHLIDQALHLFGMPDAIFADIRITRLRSQVDDYFELILYYDKLRVKLKASFLVREPAPAYIIHGTHGSFLKSRADKQEEYLVAGMKPNTLDWYTEPESEYGLLHTEKDTKVIREKVKSSQGSYLGYYDAVYKSIVNNQPIAVTAEDGINVMRIIEAAIKSSNEQKVIALL